A stretch of the Medicago truncatula cultivar Jemalong A17 chromosome 5, MtrunA17r5.0-ANR, whole genome shotgun sequence genome encodes the following:
- the LOC11426255 gene encoding probable beta-D-xylosidase 6, with the protein MMFLQQRSTIIIFLFSLLLIHLPKFFTTPDYPCKPPHSHYPFCNISLPISTRTTSLISLLTLSDKINQLSNTASSISHLGIPSYQWWSEALHGIATNGPGVNFNGSVKSATNFPQVIVSAAAFNRSLWFLIGYAVGVEGRAMFNVGQAGLSFWAPNVNVFRDPRWGRGQETPGEDPMVGSAYAVEFVRGIQGVDGIKKVLNDHDSDDDGLMVSACCKHFTAYDLEKWGEFSRYNFNAVVTQQDLEDTYQPPFRGCVQQGKASCLMCSYNEVNGVPACASKDLLGLVRNKWGFEGYIASDCDAVATVFEYQKYAKSAEDAVADVLKAGMDINCGTFMLRHTESAIEQGLVKEEDLDRALFNLFSVQMRLGLFNGDPEKGKFGKLGPQDVCTPEHKKLALEAARQGIVLLKNDNKFLPLDKKDRVSLAIIGPMATTSELGGGYSGIPCSPRSLYDGLKEYVKTISYAFGCSDVKCDSDDGFAVAIDIAKQADFVVIVAGLDTTLETEDLDRVSLLLPGKQMDLVSRVAAASKRPVILVLTGGGPLDVSFAESNQLITSILWIGYPGEAGGKALAEIIFGEFNPAGRLPMTWYPESFTNVPMNDMGMRADPSRGYPGRTYRFYTGSRIYGFGHGLSYSDFSYRVLSAPSKLSLSKTTNGGLRRSLLNKVEKDVFEVDHVHVDELQNCNSLSFSVHISVMNVGDMDGSHVVMLFSKWPKNIQGSPESQLVGFSRLHTVSNKSIETSILADPCEHFSFADEQGKRILPLGNHILNVGDVEHIVSIEIY; encoded by the exons ATGATGTTTCTCCAACAAAGATccaccatcatcatcttcttgtTTTCACTATTACTAATACACCTCCCTAAATTCTTCACCACCCCAGATTACCCATGCAAACCACCACACTCTCACTACCCATTCTGCAACATCTCTCTCCCCATCTCCACAAGAACAacctctctcatctctctcctaACCCTCTCCGACAAAATCAACCAACTCTCCAACACCGCATCCTCCATCTCCCACCTTGGCATCCCATCTTACCAATGGTGGTCTGAAGCCCTCCATGGCATTGCAACCAATGGTCCTGGTGTCAACTTCAATGGATCAGTTAAATCTGCTACAAATTTCCCTCAAGTTATCGTCTCCGCCGCGGCGTTTAACCGTTCTCTTTGGTTTCTTATTGGTTATGCTGTTGGTGTTGAAGGTAGGGCTATGTTTAATGTGGGACAAGCTGGGTTGAGTTTTTGGGCTCCAAATGTTAATGTTTTTAGGGATCCTAGGTGGGGGAGAGGACAGGAAACTCCTGGAGAAGATCCTATGGTTGGTTCTGCTTATGCTGTTGAGTTTGTTAGAGGGATTCAAGGTGTTGATGGAATCAAGAAGGTGTTGAATGATCATGATAGTGATGATGATGGTCTTATGGTCTCTGCTTGTTGTAAACATTTTACTGCTTATGATTTGGAGAAATGGGGAGAGTTCTCTAGGTATAATTTCAATGCTgtg GTAACACAACAGGATTTGGAAGACACTTACCAGCCACCATTTCGTGGCTGTGTTCAACAAGGGAAAGCGAGCTGCTTGATGTGTTCTTACAATGAAGTTAACGGTGTTCCTGCTTGTGCTAGCAAGGATCTTTTAGGACTGGTTAGAAACAAGTGGGGATTTGAAGG GTATATTGCCTCAGACTGTGATGCTGTGGCTACTGTTTTTGAGTATCAAAAGTATGCAAAATCTGCCGAAGATGCTGTTGCTGATGTTCTTAAAGCAG GTATGGATATTAATTGTGGAACGTTTATGCTTCGACACACTGAATCTGCCATTGAACAAGGACTGGTGAAGGAGGAAGATTTAGATAGAGCTCTTTTCAACCTGTTCTCTGTTCAAATGCGCCTTGGACTGTTTAATGGAGATCCGGAAAAAGGCAAGTTTGGCAAACTGGGACCTCAAGATGTTTGCACACCGGAACACAAAAAACTAGCACTTGAAGCTGCAAGGCAGGGGATAGTACTTCTGAAGAATGACAATAAGTTCCTTCCCTTGGATAAGAAGGATCGTGTCTCCTTAGCTATCATTGGTCCAATGGCAACTACGAGTGAATTAGGTGGCGGTTATTCAG GAATTCCTTGCTCCCCAAGAAGCTTATATGATGGGCTTAAAGAATATGTAAAGACGATATCCTACGCTTTTGGTTGCAGTGATGTAAAATGTGACTCTGATGACGGGTTCGCCGTGGCTATTGACATTGCAAAACAAgctgattttgttgtaataGTTGCCGGGCTTGATACCACACTTGAGACAGAGGATCTTGATCGAGTTAGTCTTCTTTTACCTGGTAAACAGATGGACCTTGTATCACGTGTTGCTGCTGCTAGTAAAAGACCAGTGATTCTAGTTCTTACTGGTGGAGGACCCCTTGATGTCTCTTTCGCTGAAAGTAATCAACTAATCACAAGTATTCTTTGGATAGGATACCCTGGTGAAGCTGGTGGAAAAGCACTAGCTGAAATAATCTTTGGAGAGTTCAATCCAG CTGGAAGGCTTCCGATGACTTGGTACCCCGAGTCATTTACCAATGTTCCCATGAACGACATGGGAATGCGAGCTGATCCTTCGCGTGGTTATCCCGGAAGGACCTACCGTTTTTATACTGGAAGCAGAATATATGGATTCGGGCATGGCTTAAGTTACAGTGATTTCTCGTACAGGGTTTTATCAGCTCCAAGTAAACTTAGCTTGTCTAAGACAACCAATGGTGGTTTGAGAAGAAGTTTATTGAACAAGGTAGAGAAAGATGTGTTCGAAGTTGATCACGTTCATGTTGATGAGTTGCAAAATTGCAACTCATTGAGCTTTTCAGTGCATATTTCTGTGATGAACGTTGGCGATATGGATGGAAGTCATGTGGTGATGTTGTTCTCTAAATGGCCTAAAAATATACAAGGTTCTCCGGAATCCCAGCTTGTCGGATTCAGTCGTCTGCATACTGTTTCTAacaaatcaattgaaacaagtATTTTGGCGGATCCTTGTGAACACTTTAGCTTTGCAGATGAACAAGGAAAAAGGATATTGCCCTTGGGCAATCATATTTTGAACGTAGGGGATGTTGAACACATTGTTTCTATTGAaatttattga